Proteins found in one Choloepus didactylus isolate mChoDid1 chromosome 3, mChoDid1.pri, whole genome shotgun sequence genomic segment:
- the LOC119529658 gene encoding LOW QUALITY PROTEIN: bromodomain testis-specific protein-like (The sequence of the model RefSeq protein was modified relative to this genomic sequence to represent the inferred CDS: inserted 1 base in 1 codon; deleted 1 base in 1 codon; substituted 2 bases at 2 genomic stop codons) — translation MSLPNQQTAIFNPPPPEYINTKKNGCLTNQLQYLQKVVLKALWKHSFSWPFQQPVDALKLKLPNFFFKAIDYYAIVKNPMDLNTIKKRLEYKYYVKASECIEDFNTMFSNCYLSNKPGDDIVLMAQALEKLFVQKLSQMPQEEQVVGGKERIKKGTQQNVVVSSVKEKPSPKAPEKGFKQQAIPSVFPETSVSPLNVTQSTPLISTSQTVAQVTRGVKRKADTTTPTTSVVKASSESSPALTEKKSVKMPPIKESVLKNVLPDSQQRYEVLKSVKVTEQLKHCSEILKEMLAKKHLSYAWPFYNPADINALGLHKCCDIVKNPMDLGIIKQKKKMDNQEYKDAYEFAVDVRLMFMNCYKYNPPGHEIVTMARMLQDVFEIHFAKIPDEPVESMPVYYIKTDTTKTPGRESGSEASSEDNSSDDSEDERVQHLAKLQEQLKAVHQQLHVLSQVPSRKLKKKNEKSKKEKKNEKLNNRDDNPRKKFKQVKLKEKSKDNQPKKKKQVFALKSEDEDNAKPVNYDEKRQLSLDINKLPGDKLGRVVHIIQSREPSLRNSNPDEIEIDFETLKASTLKELEKYVAACLRKRPPKPHAKKIMKAKEELHSQKKQELEKRLQDVNNQLNLRKRQTKSKKTESTKAVGGGSXLSESSSSSSSSSSSSSSSSSESESSSDSSSSDSSDSESEMFTKFTGVKQNDSPSGEKVKIQSSVQDATSMKTTLIHQTTHSYGTPNHHQLVFNHQELEHLQSAKNISPLQILPPSGDSEQHLNGLTGMHQSGETDTKVLESECQGPVQKDIKIKNADSWKSLGKPVKTSGILKSSDELFNQFRKAAIEEEVQAQTQDLIXKHLEQNTKELKVSQENQRDLSNDFALESFSSEMQNKCLGEEQKESQQSLEAQDNCKLWLLKERXLAREREQERGGEKAMAGTIDMTLQSDIMTMF, via the exons ATGTCTCTGCCAAATCAACAAACAGCTATTTTTAATCCGCCTCCACCAGAGTATataaatactaagaaaaatgGATGTTTGACAAATCAACTGCAGTATCTACAAAAAGTTGTCCTGAAGGCATTATGGAAGCATAGTTTTTCTTGGCCGTTTCAGCAGCCTGTGGATGCCCTGAAATTAAAGTTGCCTAATTTCTTCTTCAAAGCTATA GATTATTATGCTATTGTTAAAAACCCAATGGATTTAAATACAATTAAGAAGCGCTTGGAGTATAAATATTATGTGAAAGCTTCAGAATGtatagaagacttcaatacaatGTTCTCAAATTGTTATTTGTCCAACAAGCCAGGAGATGACATTGTTCTTATGGCACAAGCTTTAGAGAAGTTGTTTGTGCAAAAATTATCTCAGATGCCACAGGAAGAACAAGTTGTGGGTggtaaggaaagaataaaaaaaggcaCTCAACAGAATGTAGTAGTTTCTTCTGTTAAAGAAAAACCATCTCCCAAAGCACCAGAAAAAGGATTTAAGCAGCAAGCAATTCCTTCTGTATTTCCTGAGACGTCTGTTTCTCCCTTAAATGTAACACAAAGCACTCCACTCATCTCTACCTCACAAACAGTGGCCCAAGTTACAAGGGGTGTAAAGAGGAAAGCAGATACAACTACTCCTACAACTTCAGTAGTTAAAGCAAGTAGTGAATCTTCCCCAgcacttacagaaaaaaaatcagtgaaaatgCCACCTATAAAAGAAAGTGTGCTAAAGAATGTTTTGCCAGATTCTCAGCAACGATATGAAGTTCTAAAGAGTGTTAAAGTAACTGAACAATTAAAGCATTGTAGTGAGATTCTTAAAGAGATGCTTGCAAAGAAACACTTGTCATATGCATGGCCCTTTTACAACCCTGCTGATATTAATGCCTTGGGACTTCATAAATGTTGTGATATTGTCAAAAATCCCATGGATCTTGGAattattaagcaaaaaaaaaaaatggataaccAAGAATATAAGGATGCATATGAATTTGCTGTAGACGTTAGATTAATGTTCATGAATTGCTACAAATACAATCCTCCAGGTCATGAAATAGTGACAATGGCGAGAATGCTCCAGgatgtttttgaaattcattttgcAAAGATCCCAGATGAACCTGTTGAGAGTATGCCTGTATATTACATCAAAACAGATACCACAAAAACCCCTGGTAGAGAAAGCGGTAGTGAAGCTTCTTCTGAAGATAACTCTTCTGATGATTCTGAAGATGAACGAGTTCAGCATCTTGCAAAGCTTCAGGAGCAGCTTAAAGCTGTTCATCAACAGCTACATGTTCTGTCCCAAGTACCTTCCCGTAagctaaagaaaaagaatgagaagtctaaaaaggaaaagaaaaatgaaaaattaaataacagagATGACAATCCAAGGAAAAAGTTTAAGCAAgtgaaattaaaggaaaaatccaaGGACAATCaaccaaagaagaagaaacaagtctttgctctgaaatctgaAGATGAAGATAATGCTAAACCTGTGAACTATGATGAGAAAAGGCAGTTAAGTTTGGATATAAACAAACTCCCTGGAGACAAACTTGGGCGAGTAGTTCATATAATACAGTCAAGAGAGCCTTCACTGAGAAATTCCAATCCTGATGAGATAGAGATAGATTTTGAAACACTGAAAGCATCTACactaaaagaactagaaaaatacGTTGCAGCATGTCTAAGAAAAAGACCACCAAAACCTCATGCTAAGAAAATAATGAAGGCCAAAGAAGAGCTTCATTCACAGAAAAAACAAGAATTGGAGAAGCGGTTACAGGATGTCAATAATCAATTAAACTTGAGAAAACGTCAAACAAAATCTAAGAAAACAGAATCCACCAAAGCAGTTGGAGGTGGTTCCTGATTAAGTGaaagcagtagcagcagcagcagcagcagtagcagcagcagcagcagctcatcAGAGTCTGAAAGTAGCAGTGATTCAAGTTCTTCAGACAGCAGTGATTCTGAATCAGAAATGTTTACTAAATTTACTGGAGTAAAACAGAATGATTCTCCTTCTGGAGAGAAAGTAAAGATACAGTCCTCTGTGCAAGATGCAACGTCTATGAAAACTACTCTTATTCATCAAACCACACATTCATATGGAACACCAAATCACCACCAGTTAGTGTTTAATCATCAAGAATTAGAACATTTACAGAGTGCCAAAAACATTTCACCTTTACAAATTCTGCCTCCCTCAGGTGATTCTGAGCAACACTTGAATGGCCTAACTGGGATGCATCAGTCTGGTGAAACTGACACAAAAGTGTTAGAATCTGAATGTCAAGGTCCTGTGCAGAAGGATATAAAAATCaagaatgcagactcttggaaAAGTTTAGGCAAACCAGTCAAAACATCAGGTATACTGAAATCCTCAGATGAGCTCTTCAACCAATTTAGAAAAGCAGCGATTGAAGAAGAAGTACAAGCACAAACACAGGATCTAATTTGAAAACATCTGGAACAAAATACAAAGGAGCTGAAAGTATCCCAAGAAAATCAGAGGGACCTTAGTAACGACTTTGCTCTAGAATCTTTTTCAAGTGAAATGCAAAACAAGTGCCTtggagaagagcagaaagaaagtcAGCAGTCTTTGGAAGCTCAAGATAACTGCAAACTCTGGCTTCTCAAAGAAC AtttagcaagagagagagaacaagagcgAGGAGGAGAGAAAGCAATGGCTGGTACCATTGATATGACTCTCCAAAGTGACATTATGACAATGTTTTGA